The genomic DNA TACTAAGTGATCGTTGTAGTTAACCAGTAGCATGTCAGTCACTTGCATTCGAAGCCACGTGGGACTACACGTCTCCAAAACTCGCCTCAATGCGGCCTCGTTTCCGTTTTCAAAGACCAGGAAAAGCTCGGTCACAAAAGTTCTCGAGCGTTCACTTAACCTTGTGCCTAGCTCGTCTTCGTTACACTTCATAGAAACGACATCAGAGAAAATAAAGCATCGAGCTGCCATGGCAACGAGACTTTGAAGTGAGAGCAAAGTCGCAATCTGGAGgaacaaaagtaaaatgaaattgaatctGAGAGAATCTGAGATCAATTCATCatgtgaaaagtttaaaaagcttTCTCTCATGTTTATTTGAAGAGTGCTTTTGATGTCTTGGCTCCCTCATGGTGGAAAAGCTCGAAATCTGGGTCAGTTCCAGAATCTAATATCTATTAAAACTTGTTAACTCGTCAGGTTAATTTATCATGCctaattttaattcaatttctcTCAGTCCATATATTACAGGGCGCTTCTAAGTGCTAACGTAAGGAGAGGCAGTGCAATTGGCAATATGGCTCCGAGGCATTCCCCCAAGCCTTGGAGCCATGCTAGAATTTCAATATATCGAAAATGGCCGTTTCACTTTTATTATTTCTACCATTTTGAAACAGAATGACTTGAGGCCTGGTCTGTTCTGTGGCGTTAGGTTCTTCTCATCTCGCGTTTGTAGCAACGGTTCCATCCACCAATACATgccagaaaaacaaaaacggtCTTCTCATTACGTTTGGCCTCACCCAATCACTCACCTGGAAGGGTTTGTCACGTGATGAGCAAGCTGCAGTCCACGTCGCCCTGAAGAGCTCACGCAGTCGAATGTTGAAGGAGACTGAGGACGACCCCGGCCAAAACAGTTTCCAAAGAAGGGATTGTTTCAGACGGTCTAATTTGTCTCTAGGAGTGACTAAAGTcctatgaaaaataaacaaaaggtaGCAGCACGTTCGTATACTATTGAAATCAACCTGTTACAACAGAGAAGTCACTAGTCCAAGCAGTCACCGCGTTTCAACGAAAGAGGGTTGAGGAAGGGATCTACTAGGAAACTTTAACCCTTACACCTCTAGGagctgattgttaattctctcctttagctgctacatatttccttggaaatagttgtgagaatttgatgttagataaAGGTAACAACTACTTAATGAGCTagagtgttctcattacctgtttgcggACATTGTCTAACTatttttagggagaagttacacaataatcacttctggaagatGACAGCTCTCACAAATCAGAACACgattaggaaaaaataatgCATATTTTCTGTTTGAGCCAAAATTTCACGAACAATATAATACTAGGTCATGTACACATACGTGAAATTTCCTGCTCCCACTTCCAACGGCAACCACTCAAAGgtagcagtaaaaaaaaacgttgCAGTATTACCAGATGCATTTCCTACACAGGCCACTATCAAGTTGCTATCAGGTTTAAATGTGCATACCCATTTATCCGCTCGTTAAAATCTTTCTCTAGCAGAGTGGTCGCAAACGTCCGTAAAAGATGGCTGTTGTCATCgttgttactgaaaatgaaGAGGCAATGTTTATAGAACGTTTTAAAACTGGGTAACACTTTTTTAGGGAGAGCACCACTACAAACTACCCTATTTGCCCAATTAAACCGCGCCCTCGATTAAACGACGCTGATGCCCCCCACCCCCCCTAAAAATGCTTCACCAACACAGAAAAATGTAGCTTTTACTCAAAGATTGCACGAAAAATCCCACGTAAGGTACAAATTCATCATCTATACCATCCATGTTGTGCCCATCAAAAGCCTCTGAGTGATTCCACTACGACTCTACCTCATATAAAAAGAAAGATGCCAGAAATGTAAGCAGGCTTCTGTTTCATAGGATATTCACAAATGATTAACCGTAAGTACTGTCAACGACTTTAGGAATATGATTTTGAAATAAGCACCGCACTCGAAGAAACGCTACTTCAGAAACGCTCAAAATTATATAAACGCCACGCGTTTAATCGAGAAAATACGGTATTTTCCAACCACCTCAAAAGACAATTCAAAACTTtcaacaaacacacaaacaaacaaaacaagacggtaaaattaaaaagaaccAAGATTTGAGATATCAATTGTTATCAAAAAGCAAATTTCACGAGGATCGACGTCAAAACGACCATCAAGACAAAGGtttcaaagatttatttaaaattatagtttttcttaaagatatttGTTACCTGTAGACTGTTTTCATATATTCCCAACTGTCTCCTCTCTCATCCGACATCCCATCGCCATCAGTGTAAAAGCCGAGTACACAGTGGTACAATGAAGAGGTTTGGGAGGGTGTGTGGACAGTGAGAATACGTTGAAGTAGATGGTGAGCTTTAATGGCCAGGGCATTGGATGGAGATttctggaggaaaaaaattaagcgaATCACCCCAACCTTAACTAAACAACGTCACATCACTAAACACATAATAAGGATCTTGGGTGAGTGTTGCATAAAAGTAAACGCAGAAGTTTGGTTATTTTTCGTTAGAATTGTTGGTTGCAATGAAAATATCCTCAATGACATCTTAGTGTAGTCCACCAATCATTTTTACAACACAGTTATACAACCTCTGGACTATACTGCATGTATGTGGTTTCTGACAACTTGGggtaaaatcaaattaattgaCTGTATTTAGTGTCATGGTCCCTTTAAATGACTCGCAAAGAGTCCAAGATTGGTAGGTATTTCGTGGTACATATCACGAGCTAAAAATTGGCTCAGGAATTCAAGTATATGACCTGTACGTCATACACAGAAAACCTGGTGCATTCGGCCAACAGCAgaagttttcctttcaccaaCAGTATCTACTCATCACTTTTAACCTTATAAGACACACAATTTGCCTTGTTTCTTTATAGAGAAGTTTttttgggggaggggagtgaTATCTAACATTCCATAGAAGAGCTACAAAGGAGACAAATATTTGACAGGAGCTGTGGGTCGAATTATGCGAAACGATCCGAAGCTTTGTTTGCCGCTTCTATCGCACCGTTCAAGTTCGCGCTTCGTTTTAATAAGGGAACGCTTAGAAAAAGCTTCATTTACACAAGAAATTTTTTCCCttagaaaattaaacattccccaacaaatttcttcttttaaagaCACCTTGTTGAAAAAGTGACCAGCTAGTTTTTTAGTAAGTGGACTGATTAATGAAAAACTTGTCAAATACAAATTCTGATTACAACAGTAACTATAAAGTCACTTGCTCAAGAAATTTAAGTGGATAGCAAGAGGAATGCTATTCCAGCAAGTTGTGATCCTTCCATGAAAATTATCATCGGCAAGTTTTCTTTGCTAATataaaagtgaaaacattttgtGACCTAAAACTTACAACCAGCAGGCTTTGTATGATCGTATGAAGAATCTGCAGGGGAGGGTACCTCTTGGAATTCACAAAAGAACCAATCACATCTAACACTGTGGATTTATGGGACTCTTCCAGATATCCATCTATTGAATCTCGGATATAAGCTGGAAACTCACTTCTGGCACTCCCCTGCAAAAAATGGCCAAACTTACATTGTTTTCTCCAGATATACACTGCACAGGACATGACATAAAGTTTACTAGTGTGTAAAGTACAATAAATTGAACCCATGTAAATCAGAAATAAATCAGGTACTTGTAATGTGAAATTGCAAAATGCCAGGGATCAAAAAGTTACAAAGTGACTTACTTTATGTGTCTTAGAGTTTATCTTTAAGCTTGACACTGCTCTCCACCTCTCCACACAGTTAATGAGCCCTGCCCAGTTTTCCTGCAccaaatagtaaaaaaaaaaaattttaatagataTGTAAATTTCCAATCATACCAATTCAAAGTGATGAGAGAAGAACCTTAACAGGTTCTCAAAGGAAGGATGACAAAACTCATTATGACTATTTCAAGTTCATAAAAATGCTGGTTATCATTAAGCTTTTAATCAGTTAAAACTAACACCCAGAATTAGAAAATTATGCATAGTTTATACAAAGTTTGAATACTTAGTTTGGATACCTTTATTGAAACAtttgaatcaattttaaatACCTGTTTCTGTTTCTTGCTTGGTGACTCTGAAGAACAGGAAACTTCAGCATATGGTTTGGACCTTTTCCATGTCGGCAGTTGTGCCTGGTCATTCTCCTTTTGGACACAAGGGTGCAATGCCTGTGTCACTTTAGAAGTTTTTTTCaccttgttttcttcttcaaaacAAGAGGACACTTTTGACTTCTTGGAAGACAGCACAGGTTCATTCTCTTTTCCAACACAAAAGGTTACCTTTGACATTTTTAAAGGTGGCATGCTAGCGTCACTCTCTTTCCTTATCCTGGATTGCACACGAACATGACCATTAACTGCACTGTCAAGAGTGCTCAACAGTGGAGTGTTCTTGGACCTGCCAGGAACTCTTTGTAGTTTAATGACTGGTTGGCTTAAAGGTGAATTGTAGGCCGAGATTGAATATTCAGCAGTAGAAGGAGGAGGATCCTGTTGGAAAGAATTGAAAGAAGAGAGGTTAAATCTTGACTTTGCAGTTGAGCAGTTTGGTTCTAAAAACACCCTTAAGTTTCCTAGTTACCAAACTTGTGGCTGATATTTAAGTAGCCTGTACCTCCCTACTataacatcataaaaaaaaaaccttgtgaGTCCAAGCAGCTCAACATTTGAAGTTCTCTTCTTGAATCAAAATCAGAATAAAGCTTTTTCTTCTTGggtaaattgaaacaaacaggCTTTAAGTATTTTtagcaaaaataattaaaaatcttcattcattcattcagaaCAACATTCATACCCTAAGATGCACTCACATGCTAAACAATTGTTCAATTTTAATATCACTCAAAAATTTGGTGAAATTGACCGAGGGCACTGAAAATAGAGGCATTAAATTTTAATGCTTGTCTAAAAACATTTGTTTGTCATGAGGGTTTGAGAGGTCAGGACTGTGAAGATCTTGCTTTACCCCTGATGCAAGTCTGTTCACAGCCCGCATCAAAGAATGGTACCTTCTCAATTAATTCACTGGATACTCCCCTTTTCAGCTATTGTTTATTCTTGTCACATGACATGTACTCTCCCTCACCTTTGGGAGAGTGCATTGCATGACAAGACCAAATGACAGCTGTGAAGGAGACTCTTCACAGGAAAGATGTTTATGAATTTAAGTTTACTAGATAAATTTACAGTGTAATTAATCCAAATCTATGAATTAATGCATATTGACCATCTCATTAGATTTTCCAACAGGGCCCTAAATACTGTCACTAAAAGAAGTTTTTGTAGGTAAATTCCTGGCAAAACACAATTTACTCTGTCATCCTTAAAGTGGTCCTCTCCATACATGTAcctaaaaaataagttttaaaaagtattcaTGTTTTCTTACCTGAAGTATTAATTCTGGAATATAATCAGGAGACAGACATTGTACTCCAACACTCTGAAGAGCTTGAACATCCTGCTCAAGTGCTTTTTCCACAAAGATATGTGTTATCTTTGATGCAAGACTAGCAGAGTATGGTGGCTTTCCACCAACAGTTGTAGCACCACCAACCTCTAACAaccttaagagaaaaaaaaaatacctccaGCCATATGTATTCAAACTAAATATTGTGATTGATACAAATAGCACTTTTATCATTCATCAGTTCAatcataaacaaataaaaagaaagaaaacaatttaaaaaatttaccagatcaaatttgtaactcttcTTACTGTCAATTTTACAATTctaataatgttagttcagagaattcagtattggatcaacttattatccccaagTTAATATTTTcctaattctcatcacttatgtggttgatattgtattgatcttgtaaggagaaattctgtcttggtcactcatgggagttaaaaggttaacactCAGTCTAGCTTTATTGCTGCACATACAATGATTGagcatgttttatttattaaagaaataattgaACAAATTGATGAATGGAAGGATGAATGAGGTAATAAAAGGATGTAGAGGGATACAGGCACAAGCAGGAATAAACAAACTGACAAACAAAGAGATACATTTAGATGACAACATGGAAACATGTAAATGTATAACTGTGCATGGATGAATCaacaatcaagcaaacaaacgcttaaccctttaactaccaagatctgattgttagttctcccatatagctgctacacattttcttgtaagttggtaacaagaatttggttttagatcaagataacaacttcttcctgataagtttgagtattcttattacctgtttgctggataatgtatggatattattgggagaagttacatgttaatcacttagaactgggagttaaagggttaaaggcttaTCTACCCTACCTCTTGTAAGCAGCTCTTTTCTTAGCAACTGCAACAACTACCAATGCTTTCCAACCCTCAAAAGGGCTTG from Pocillopora verrucosa isolate sample1 chromosome 2, ASM3666991v2, whole genome shotgun sequence includes the following:
- the LOC131771286 gene encoding SMC5-SMC6 complex localization factor protein 1 translates to MAGLSNKRTIKKRFNFMLSSFDAEEKEKLSQWIRELGGTYHDSPNFVRSCTHIVCGKPNRGEKFLCGCVSGKWILRRQYIEDSIKAGKWLDEHLYEWNKQCAVEGISASHISSPSRWRKLLQQNIPSPFEGWKALVVVAVAKKRAAYKRLLEVGGATTVGGKPPYSASLASKITHIFVEKALEQDVQALQSVGVQCLSPDYIPELILQDPPPSTAEYSISAYNSPLSQPVIKLQRVPGRSKNTPLLSTLDSAVNGHVRVQSRIRKESDASMPPLKMSKVTFCVGKENEPVLSSKKSKVSSCFEEENKVKKTSKVTQALHPCVQKENDQAQLPTWKRSKPYAEVSCSSESPSKKQKQENWAGLINCVERWRAVSSLKINSKTHKGSARSEFPAYIRDSIDGYLEESHKSTVLDVIGSFVNSKRYPPLQILHTIIQSLLVKSPSNALAIKAHHLLQRILTVHTPSQTSSLYHCVLGFYTDGDGMSDERGDSWEYMKTVYSNNDDNSHLLRTFATTLLEKDFNERINGTLVTPRDKLDRLKQSLLWKLFWPGSSSVSFNIRLRELFRATWTAACSSRDKPFQIATLLSLQSLVAMAARCFIFSDVVSMKCNEDELGTRLSERSRTFVTELFLVFENGNEAALRRVLETCSPTWLRMQVTDMLLVNYNDHLVPLERRHLNTKGLSLEKIVSNYFFLLPEATCASTDSIPGSTPVNGTSCKRTPPQAIGSASNRKVRDINRRNPKGESDLQSSCIRNDVVKVKQLLAQGADANLQDYAGWTALHEACNHGFADCVQELLKARQLVYEMKPGHDPSKVLNLLLAPPCGTTPLHDAVGNGHQQVVELLVRAGGLPLLQAKNAQDEKPVDLAAKDEIKEFLQTMELDLRRKESSCVTAIRPYEECYRAVLGKGRHSSRRVSTAEYEQYLLILSHLVQSYFRVTRARATFACDEQLWLNFGEHCDNLEAHVTRIAADRRLSSLACVRIQAMRMLGGS